The genomic interval GCCGAGCTGAAGGAGCGTTTCGAGCGGGTGGAGGCCGAGCTGAAGGACGACACGCGGACCAACCTCGAAACCTACCGCGAACAGGTCGTCGATGCCATCAACAACGACATCGTGCTACGCCACGGCTACACGGCCGGGGTGATCGAGCACGCGCTGCCCGGCGACCGGGAGGTGACCGAGGCCGTCGCCGTGCTGCGCGACTCCGCGGAATACGCGCGCATCACCCGCGAGCAGGACACCCGGCGCAAATGACCCCGAAAAAGACGTCGCGATGAAAAAGTGGTGCACCAATCTGCTCTCGTTCCGCAACCGCGTGGTGGTGATCGTCGTCGGCATCTCGCTGGGGGCCATGTCGCTGCTCTACACCAACGACATGGCGCGGCGGCTCAGGGAGAAGGAGCAGCACGACGTGGCGCTATGGGCTCACGCCATGGAACGCATCAACCGCGACGTGCTGGGCGGCAGCACCTTCCAGGATCCGCTGCTGCGCGACATCATGTCCAACGGCAACAACATCCCGTTCATCATCACCGACGAGAACCTCCGGGTGGTGCACTCGCACCTCATCCCCGACCGGATCATCGAGCACCCGGACCGACTGCGCGAACAGATCGACCGCTTCACCGAGGAGAACACCCCCATCCCGGTCAAGGTGCTCTGGTCGGCGCAGCACTACCACATCATCTTCTACGGCAAGTCGGCGCTGCTCAAGTCGCTCTACTACTTCCCCTACGTCCAGATACTCGTCATCACGGCCTTCATCGCGCTGGGGTTCATCGCCTTCCGTTCGTCGAAGCACGACGAGCAGAACCGCGTCTGGATCGGCCTGGCCAAGGAGACCGCCCACCAGTTGGGCACGCCCACCTCGTCGCTGCTCGGATGGATCGAATACCTGCGCGCGCAGCCCGTGGACCAGTCGGCCGTGGACGAAATGCAGAAGGACCTCACGCACCTGATGAAGATCGTGGACCGCTTCTCGAAGATCGGGTCCGAAACCCCGCTCACCCCGGCCAACATCAACGAAGTCGTGGGCGAATCGGTCATGTATTTCCGCAAGCGCATCCCCCGCAACGTCACGCTGGACTACAACGGGCTGGCCATCGCCCCCGTGCAGGCCAACATCAACGCCGCGCTGTTCGAGTGGGTCGTGGAGAACCTGATGAAGAACTCGCTCGACGCCCTGCAAGGCCACGGAGCGATCGCCGTGCGCATCTCCTCGGACGAACAGCACGTGATGATCGACGTCAAAGACACCGGCAAGGGAATCCCCAAGAGCAACTGGAAGCGCATCTTCGAACCGGGCTTCACGACCAAGACCCGCGGCTGGGGCCTCGGGCTGTCGCTCTCGCGCCGGATCGTCGAGGAGTACCACCAAGGTAAGATCGCCGTGACCGAATCCGAAATCGGAAAGGGCACGACCATCCGCATCACCCTCAAACGCATCTTCGCCTGATGGATGCGCGGACGGCATATCCGGAAGACGCCGCGTTTCCCGCCGATTCCCTCTCCGGCGCACACGCCCCGGCCGGGACAACCGCCGGAATCCGCACCGCAGAGACCCGCGCCGCAGCACCATACGGAGCCGAGGTTCCGAAGGCCGCACCCCGTGCCATAAACGCCGCAGAGGCTTCGGACGCGGGACGCTCCGATTCGTCCGGAACCGCCCCGTTCCGGGCGGAGGTACGGACGGAAATGCCGGCCGGCATCCTGCCCGCACCCGCGGATTCGCTCCGCACGGATTCGCTGCACGCCGACTCGCTGCCGGCGTTCCCCTTTCCGGTGCAGTCCGGTCCGGCGGACCTTCCCGGAGAGACGCCCGCCGTCCGCTGGCGCGACACGACCGCCGCCGCGGTCTTCGGTCCGGCCTCGGTCGAAGCGGCCCCCCGCACGCTGCCGCCCTCCGGCGCGCCGTCGCTCACGGACAATGCCGTGTTCCAGAGCTTCGTCCTGCTGCTCGCCGCCACCTACGCCACCCTGCTCTACCGCAACATCGGCGACATCCGCACCCTCGTGGGCCACATCTCGCGCGACGCCGCCTCACGGCAACGTCTCTCCGAGGATCCGGGCAGCAGCGGATTCTCGCGGTTCCTGCACATCGTCACGGCGATCGGAATGCTCTTCCTGGGCGTCTTCGCCGTGAAATACGGCGACGCCCTGATGCCCCGCCTGCTCACCGACACGCTCTCGCACGGCGCCGTGCTGGCCATGAGCCTGCTGGCGACGCTGGCCTGCACGGCCATCGTCGCCTGTCAGGCCGCGCTCGTCCGCATCGCCGGGGCCGTGACCGTTTCGCAGCCGTTCGTCTCGCAACTGATGCTACTCCGCCGCACCTATTTCGCACTGGCGGTCATCGTCACCTCACCCGCGCTGCTGCTCTTCGCGCTCTGTCCCCGCGGTACGGGCAACGTGTGGTTCTCCGTCATTACCATCGAATTAGCCATGACGGCTTTCTTGTACCTCAAAGAGTCGCTGAATCTGTTTATTTCCAAAAAAATTTCAATTTTGCATTGGTTTTTGTACCTTTGCACCGTGGAAATCTTCCCGGTGAGCCTTCTGTGGCTGTCGCTGGTGAGGTGACCCCCGAAAGCTACAAACTAAACATCTCCGCAATTGAAAGTAAAGAGTGTGCTCATTTCGCAGCCGAGACCCGCTAACATCGAGAAGTCTCCGTTCTACGAATTATCCCGGAAATACCAGGCAGAGATCGCCTACAAGCCTTTTATCCGCGTAGTGGGCGTATCGCTCAAGGAGTTCCGCGCTCAACGGGTCGAAATACTCGACCACACCGCCGTCATCTTCACGTCGCGCACGACGGTGGACAGTTTCTTCCACATTTGCGAAGAGGCGCGCATCACCGTGCCCGAAACCATGAAATACATCTGCCAGACGGAGGCCGTGGCGCTCTATCTGCAGAAATACATCGTCTATCGCAAGCGCAAGATTTCGTTCGCCGACGGATCGTTCACTTCGCTCGTAGAGTTGATTATCAAGCACAAGGAGGAGAAGTTCCTCCTGGCGCTGAGCGAACCCCACAAGCCCGAGCTGCCCGAGACGCTGGCCAAACTCAAACTGCCGGTGGACCCCGTGATTCTCGCCCGCACCGTGGCATCGGACCTCGACGACGTGAAGCTCTCCGATTACGACGTGCTGGCGCTCTACTCGCCGACGGACATCAAAACCCTCGTAGAGAAGTTCGGGACCGACAACCTGCCCGCCGTGGCGGTCTTCGGCGAAGGCACGCTGCGCGCCGCCGTGGAGGCGGGAATCACCGTGCTGGCCAACGCCCCGACGCCCGAAGCCCCCTCGATGGCCAAGGCTCTCGACATCTACCTCGCACGGGTCGAGGCGGGCGAGGAGATCGAACCCGTCGCCGTCACGACCGACACGCGCAAGGAGGAGTTCATCCGCAGCCAGCAGCACAAGCTGACCAAGAAGAGCCGCGTGCGCCGTCCCGGAACGGCGGAACCCCGCAAATAGAGACCGCCATGTCCGACGACCGCTCGCTTCCCCGCACGGAACGGCTCCGTTCGCTCGGAGCCGTCCGGCGCCTGTTCGAGAGCGGCGAGAGCGGTTTCGTCTTCCCGTTCCGGTACGTCTGGTTCGCCGAGGCGGACAGCGTGCCGTCGGTGGAGGTGCTCTTCTCGGTCCCCAAGAAGTTCCACAAACGGGCGAACCGGCGGAATCTGCTGCGCCGCCGCACCAAGGAGGCCTACCGGCTGCAAAAAGGGATCGTCCGCTGCGGCGCACCGGTCAATCTCGACCTGGCCCTCATCTACTCCTCGAAGGAGGCGCTGCCCTACAAAACCATCGCACATGCGGTCCGCCGGATTCTGGAAACGATCGCGGAGCGTCTTTAGGCGGCTCTGCGCCCTGCCGTTCATCGTGCTCGTGCGCT from Alistipes dispar carries:
- a CDS encoding sensor histidine kinase is translated as MKKWCTNLLSFRNRVVVIVVGISLGAMSLLYTNDMARRLREKEQHDVALWAHAMERINRDVLGGSTFQDPLLRDIMSNGNNIPFIITDENLRVVHSHLIPDRIIEHPDRLREQIDRFTEENTPIPVKVLWSAQHYHIIFYGKSALLKSLYYFPYVQILVITAFIALGFIAFRSSKHDEQNRVWIGLAKETAHQLGTPTSSLLGWIEYLRAQPVDQSAVDEMQKDLTHLMKIVDRFSKIGSETPLTPANINEVVGESVMYFRKRIPRNVTLDYNGLAIAPVQANINAALFEWVVENLMKNSLDALQGHGAIAVRISSDEQHVMIDVKDTGKGIPKSNWKRIFEPGFTTKTRGWGLGLSLSRRIVEEYHQGKIAVTESEIGKGTTIRITLKRIFA
- a CDS encoding DUF4271 domain-containing protein → MPAGILPAPADSLRTDSLHADSLPAFPFPVQSGPADLPGETPAVRWRDTTAAAVFGPASVEAAPRTLPPSGAPSLTDNAVFQSFVLLLAATYATLLYRNIGDIRTLVGHISRDAASRQRLSEDPGSSGFSRFLHIVTAIGMLFLGVFAVKYGDALMPRLLTDTLSHGAVLAMSLLATLACTAIVACQAALVRIAGAVTVSQPFVSQLMLLRRTYFALAVIVTSPALLLFALCPRGTGNVWFSVITIELAMTAFLYLKESLNLFISKKISILHWFLYLCTVEIFPVSLLWLSLVR
- a CDS encoding uroporphyrinogen-III synthase, whose translation is MKVKSVLISQPRPANIEKSPFYELSRKYQAEIAYKPFIRVVGVSLKEFRAQRVEILDHTAVIFTSRTTVDSFFHICEEARITVPETMKYICQTEAVALYLQKYIVYRKRKISFADGSFTSLVELIIKHKEEKFLLALSEPHKPELPETLAKLKLPVDPVILARTVASDLDDVKLSDYDVLALYSPTDIKTLVEKFGTDNLPAVAVFGEGTLRAAVEAGITVLANAPTPEAPSMAKALDIYLARVEAGEEIEPVAVTTDTRKEEFIRSQQHKLTKKSRVRRPGTAEPRK
- a CDS encoding ribonuclease P protein component: MFESGESGFVFPFRYVWFAEADSVPSVEVLFSVPKKFHKRANRRNLLRRRTKEAYRLQKGIVRCGAPVNLDLALIYSSKEALPYKTIAHAVRRILETIAERL